In Gilliamella sp. B3022, the sequence GTCGCTATATGGGTTCCATGCAATAAAATGGGTTGAAACCTTAATTTCGGTTGTTATTCTTTGTGCATTAGTTTATGTTTTTATTATACTACTCAATGATCATCAAGATATTGTTATAGACAAATGGGTGAAGCCTAAAGGAACCTGGGGACTGCCTTTTTATGGCTTTATTATGATGTTTTTGGGCAATTATTCTGCAATTTTTCTGAGTGCAGCTGATTATTCTCGAGAGCTCAAATTAGGCTTTAGCCATCGTCAAAGAGCGTTACTTTATTTTCTACCGATTTTTATTGCTTATGGTTTTATTATAACTATTGGCGTGATGTTGGCTTCTGTCACTGGTAACGCTAATCCAGTGAAAGCCTTTGCAATCGTGGTAGATAATTCCTATATCACTATTATCGTATCAACCTTTATTGTGTTAGGTACCATTGCGGTAAATATTGTCGCTAACATTATTCCGCCAGCTTACGTGATTACCTTGTTAACGAAAGCCAATTATCAATTATCCGTAACAATTACCGGTTTATTAGCTATCGCTTCTTTCCCTTGGATTTTAGTGCAAGATACATCAGCACAAGGATTAGGCTTATTTATTCTCATTTACTCCGCATTTTTAGGACCAATTGTTGCAATACTATTGGTGGAATATTATTTATTACGTCGCCAGCAAATTAATATACATGCTTTATACAATAATAAAGGTCAGTTTGCAGGTTATAATCCTGCGGCTATTTTAGCGATGCTTATTGGTTCTGCTTCGGCATTTTATGAAGTAAGTTTATCATGGATTGTCGGTTTTTTTGTTGGTGGAATAAGTTATATCTTATTAACCAAATACAGGTTTATGCAATCTCCTTTCAAAAAAGGGACAATCTTTGAAAAGAGATAGAGAATTTTATGTGGCTATCGAAACTGACCATTTAAACTTCCTGTTTTTATTAGGTTTCACTGCCAATTTGACATGTGACTTTGATCTCTCGATTATTCGGAATTTCTAAATTTGACAATACCGCTAATTGAGGAAAATTAGGTCTTAAAAATTGAGCAAGCATGGCTCGTAACGAGTGATTAACCAATAAAACCGGTGGAGCACCGATTGCTTCTTGCTGATGAAGAGCTTGTTGTAGTTGTTGAATGATATGTTCAGCTAAACCCGGCTCAAAGTTACTGGTATTTTGCAGTGTTTGCAGTAACAAACGCTCTAAATTGACATTTAAGCAGATCACATTGATTTGCTCACTATCAGAAAACCATTGTTGAGTGATTACGCGCCCTAATGCAATTCTAACCATACTAAGTAATTGATAAGCATCATTCTGAGTTGGTGCATGTTCACAAATGGTTTCTATAATGGTGCGCATATCACGAATTGAAACTTTTTCAGCAATCAAATTTTGCAATATTTTATGAAACGTTGTTAATGTTATGACTCCTGGAATAAAGTCTTCAACAAGTTTTGGTACTTCTTGCTTAATTCGATCGAGCAGTTCTTGAGTTTCTAACCGACCAAGTAAATCACTGGCAAATTGTTGTAACAGGTGATTAAAGTGCGTTGCAATCATGGTGCTAGTATCAACAACGGTATAACCTAATATCTGCGCATTTTCTTTATCGTTTTTATCTATCCAAATAGCCGGCAATCCAAAAGCAGGTTCAGTAGTAGGTGTGCCTTTAATGGTTTCAGTTACATTACCTGGATTAATGGCTAACCATTTATTATTAACAATTTCACCTTTTCCAATTTCACCACCTTTAATAAAGATTTTATATTGATAAGGCGCTAATGAAAGATTATCGCGAATATGCACTTGAGGAGGTAAAAAGCCTAACGTTTGAGCAAATTTTTTACGTAAACTACGAATTTTACCCAATAATTCGCCGTTTTGTGTTTGATCCACCATAGGGATAAGTCCGTATCCGACTTCCATGGCTAAAATATCTTCAATATTTACATCCGACCAAGTGGCTTCTAAACTTGCTGGCGTCGTTGCCGGTGCTTCTGTGGTTTTTGTGGTATTTTGTGGCTCAGCATTTTTATGTTTGTTTAGCCACCATGCCAGCACGGTTAAAAAACCGGTGAACATTAAAAATACAATATTGGGCATGCCTGGAATCAGTCCAAGTAAGCCAATTACAACCGCTGTCAAAATCAATACTTTAGGGCTATTGAATAACTGGTTAAGCATTTGTTCACTGATACTATCTTGCGAGTTCACTCGAGTAACAATAACACCTGCTGCAGTTGAAATAATTAATGATGGTATTTGCGCAACTAAACCATCACCAATTGTCAGTAATACATAAGTGTGGCTTGCATCAGCAAACGTCATACCATGTTGCATAACACCAACTAATAAGCCACCGATAATGGTAATTGCCATAATGAGCAACCCAGCAATAGCATCACCGCGAACAAATTTACTGGCACCGTCCATTGAACCGTAAAAATCGGCTTCTTGGGTCACTTCTGCTCTTCGTGCTTTAGCTTCATCTTCACCAATTAACCCCGCATTAAGATCAGCATCAATTGCCATTTGTTTACCTGGCATGCCATCTAATGCAAAACGAGCCCCCACTTCAGCAATTCGTCCAGCTCCTTTGGTAATCACCATGAAGTTAATGATGACCAGAATAACAAATACAACGATACCAATAGCAAAATTTCCACCAACTAAAAAGTGCCCGAACGCTTCAATAACCCGCCCTGCCGCATCACTGCCGGTATGACCTTTTAATAATACTACCCTTGTAGAGGCAACATTGAGCGATAAGCGCAATAAAGTTGCAAATAATAAAACCGTTGGAAATGCTGCAAAATCAAGCACTCTTTTAGTGAATAAAGCGACAATTAATATAATAATGGATAAGGCAATATTAAAAGTAAAAAATAGATCTAAGATAAAAGCTGGCAAAGGTAATACCATCATCGACAGAATCAATAATATGAGTATTGGTCCCGCTAAAATTTGATATTGACCATTTTTTAAGGTATTCAATGACAATAATGTCTGTAGCTTTGATTTAATCATAAAATTAGTAATTACGGTTATTTATATTCGGATAGCGATTCAGGTACGGGTAAATTATTCGGTGCTATTGGCTTATCACCGCCATATTTATACCAATGTTTTAATTGATATACCCAAGCTAAAATTTGTGCCACAGCGGTATAAAGCTCGGTTGGAATCGTTTCACCAATTTCACCATGGTGATATAAAGCACGAGCTAAAGGTGGTGCCTCTAATAAGGGTATATTATGTTCGCTTGCTATTTCTTTAATACGCAGCGCAATGTTATCCGTACCTTTGGCTAATAATTTTGGAGCAGCCATGGTTTTATCATCATATTGTAAAGCAACAGCGTAATGGGTTGGGTTAGTTACAATAACATTGGCTTTAGTCACATCTTTCATCATTCGACGTCGGGCCATTGCTTGTTGCATTTGGCGAATACGACCTTTTATTTGTGGATCACCTTCTTGTTCTTTAAACTCATCTTTAATTTCTTGTTTGGACATTTTCAATTTTTTCAAATTACTCCAAATTTGATAAAAAATATCAAAACCAACCATTGGTATTAAAGATAACACACTTAAAATTCCACAAATAATGACTAATTCTATTGCATTTGTTAATGCGTTATTTAAATACATATTGGGTAAGGAAAGTATATTGGGAAAATAGTGTAATAAAAATAGAGCTACCGTGGTTGAAATCAGGGTAACTTTAAGTATGCTTTTAAGCAGTTCCGAAAAAATTCTAATGCTAAATAGTCGACCAAACCCAGCTATAGGGTTGAGTTTTGAAAATTTTGGTTTGATTGATTGCAGGCTAAAGAGTAATCCCCCAACACCAAGTGGAGCAAACATGGCAGTAATTACCAATCCTATAACAATTGGCACAATAGACCAAATACCTGCTGTGATCAAATTAACTAAATGTAAAGTAATTAATGTATCATCTTTTGGTGAGTGTGATACTTTGATCGCCATTTTTATAATAGTGATCAGTTGATTAACTGTATAAGGTCCTATTATTAAAAGTAGTGAAATACCTATTAATAGAATAAACAAGGATGTTAATTCTCGAGATCGTGGTATCTGCCCCTTTTCCTTAGCTTTTTTTATTTTGCTATCCGTGGGTTGTTCGCTTTTATCTAGATCACTCTCATTAGCCATGGTGGGAATAAAATTATACTGTTAAATGCATTTTTTAATGATAACAGTATGAACTTATTATTTGAGAATTATTGCTTTGAAAAGGCGATGATTTATGGGGTATTTATCTCGTTTAACGGATTTTAATATCAATAGTTTGTTTGTTTTTATTTTACACTTTCGCCCGTTTGGATGAAATAACTTCAGTTTGCTGATAGCCATTATTTGTATAAACTGCTGGATTATTTAAATTTTTAAGATAATTGATTGACTGTTCTGTCATGTTCATGCGATTTTGAATAATCAAACCATTATCGTGATTAATCTTTGCCAATAATTTGGTAGTATCGGTAATTGATTGCCAGTGAGCCGCCACGGCTGGATTTTCATTATAAGGGGGTTGTATTGCTAGTTGTTGACTCAACTTAACTCGTTTTTCATCCAATAATTTTAATTGAATAAGTAACTGACTTTTTTTATCAATAATATCAGCTAATTGATTGATTAACTTATTATCAATCAGTATTTGTTGCTCTGTTTGCAGAATTTCTGAGAGAGTTTGTAACATTTCTGTGATGTTGTTTAAAATATCCTCTAATTCTAACATGTTTATATTCCTTAAATGTTCATTAGCTTTCAATGTTTTGTAACATTTGCTGAATCAGTTCTTTAGCAATTTTTCGTGAATCAATCACTAATGAACCATCGGCAATGGCTTGTTTTATTTTATCAACTTTTTTTACGTTAATATCATTGTCGATTGTGCGTAATAGTGTTACTGAATTTTGTGATAGGTTTACATTAGCACTTACCTTGGTATCATTTTGGGCTGGTATTACCGCTGTCTGATTTTTCTGTTGCTCAGAAATTACATCACGACTCATAAGTCCTGAAATGGCGGTAATAGATTTTGTTGCATCAATACTCATAAGGTACCTTTGATCATATTTACGATTTGTATAATTTGTTTAGTTCCATTATCGGCAAAAATAGAAAAATCATTAATTTTATTTGTTGAAAATGATTACACCTTGATTTGTTAATACTCCATCAATAACATTACCTGAATTAAGTTTAACACTAATTTTCTCATCTAATGTGGCATTATTGAGTGATTTACCATTTGTGGTTATTTGATAACTTTCGCCATCAATAATGACTTTAACGATTTGACCAGCTTTAACCTGCCAATTTTTTTGTAGCATTGCTTTTTTTATGGTTTCACTCTGATTGATATTACGTGTAGCAATATGATTAAGGGCATCGGATTTATTTAAAATAACTGAGGAGGGGAGCTTATCTAACCATCCAAATTTTAAATCTATCAAATCTTCTGTGATAACTGAGCCAGCCATGATTGGTTGTTTGGCGATAAGGTAATGTCCGCTAACTGCAACATAAATGTGCATAAACCTTTTTTTATTATCACACTGTACACTGATGGTCATATTGCCCCACGGTTTTTTGGTATTAAGTAAAGATAAGGTGGGGTTGTCGCAATTCAATTTAGGCATATCATTGGTATAACTAATCGTTACAGCTTCAGGATTATGGCTAAATTGCTGAGTAATGAGATCGTTAATCTGTTTGCTAAGAGAGTTAGCTAAGACGATATGGCAGCTAAATAAGATAAACATACCAATTATTAATTTCACTATTCTAATCATGCTTATTTTTTCTATATTATTTATGATGTAAATTTTACTTTATGCTCAGAAAGTCTGAATGTTGAAATAAGGACAATTTTAACCGTTATTTGTACGATGATTTTTTTTAGCTTCACTTAAAATCCTTTCTATCAAAAAAAATTAGGGTGATTTTATGTTTGATAAATTGGATAACTGGGTTAATTTTCACAGTCAGGCACTCAATGTGCGTGAAATGCGGCAAAATATTCTAGCCGCCAATATTGCTAATAGTGATACACCTAATTATCAAGCTCGAGATATTGATTTTAAAGCAGAGTTAACTAAAGCCATAAAAAATGAAGGTAATGCAAATAATATTGCACTTCATATTACTTCTAATGGTCATATTCCAATGTCAATGCCAATGATGACAAATCAAAATCTATTGTATCGAATACCTTATCAAGCTTCAGCAGATGGTAACACTGTAGAGATGGATCAAGAGCGTACAGCGTTTATGGATAACACTATTCACTATCAAAGTAATCTTACTTTTTTAGGTGAACAATTTAAAAATGTGATGTCAGTATTACAGCAAGGATAATTGTCATGAGTTTTTCTATTTTTGCCATTTCCGGTTCAGCACTAATGGCACAGACCCAACGTATGAATATCAGTGCCAGTAATTTAGCCAATGCTGAAAGTATTACCAGCACAACAGGTCAAGCTTATCGAGCTAAACAAGTTATTTTCCAATTTGATGATAATGGTTACCAAAATAGCGTAGCAGGCGTAAAGGTGTCACAAGTGATTGAAGATCCAGCGCCAATGAATTTAATCTATGACCCGAATCATCCTTTAGCAGACGAAAAAGGTTACATTCAAAAACCAAATGTTGATGTAGTGGCAGAGATGGTCAATACCATATCAGCATCTCGTAGTTATCAAGCAAATGTAGAAGTCATCAATACAGCAAAAAGTTTAATGCTTAAAACCCTTACCTTAGGGCAATAGAAGGATGTAATTCATGGGTATTTCGAATGTAGCAGTGTCAGAAACATCAAATATGACGAGTCCAGTCAGAAAAGGGACATCTGATGGTAATTCTAGTCAGGAATTACAAGATAATTTTTTAACATTACTTATCGCCCAAATGAAGAATCAAGATCCCACCAATCCCATGGACAACAGTCAGTTGACTTCACAACTTGCTCAGATTAATACGTTAGCAGGTATTGAACGACTTAATACGACATTAGGTATGGTTTCTGGTCAGATTGACGACAGTATGTCAGTGAATGCAAGTAATATGATTGGTAAAGGTGTCATGGTTCCAGGTAATAAAATTTTGGTTGCCACATCGGAAGTCGAAGGCTCAGAAACAGAAAAAGAGACCATTACCACACCATTTGGCTTTGAACTTATGCGTGATGCTGATTCAGTGGTTGTTACCATAAAAGATGAAAACGGCAATGTTGTGCGTGAGGTTGATCTCGGTTCGATTCCTGCTGGGGTCAGTTCTTTTACTTGGGATGGTGAACTTAATGATGGAACACTTGCGCCTGATGGTAGCTATACGTTTTCAGTTAATGCCAGCTACGATGGACAAAAAGTATCTGCAACACCATTATCTTATTCCGTGGTGTACGGAGTAATTAATAGCAAAGTTAACAATAAAGTATTACTAGATTTAGGGATACTGGGTTCAATTAGTATTGACGAAGTGCGTCAAATTCTTTAAAGGGGAATAAGTTCATATGGGGTTTTCTCAAGCAATTAGTGGTATGAATGCCGCTTCAAAACAATTAGATGTTATTGGTAATAATATTGCCAATTCTGCAACAGTTGGCTTCAAAAGTGCTAGTATCTCATTTGCTGATATCTATGCCGGTTCAAAAGTTGGAATGGGGGTTAAAGTTGCATCTGTTATGCAAAATTTTAATGATGGCACGACAACCTCTACCAATAATAGTTTGGATGTTGCTATTTCTGGTAATGGATTTTTTCGGTTAGTGGATAGCAGTGGGCAAATCTATTATACCCGTAATGGTCAGTTCCAATTAGATGCTGAGCGTAATATTATCTCTGCCGATGGATTACAATTAACGGGCTATTTAGCGACAGGTACGCCACCACAAATCCAACAGGGATCTGCGCCTGGCCCATTAAAAATTTCGCAAGAGATGTTAAATGCTTCAGCAACCAGTAAGGCCTCTTTGCAAACAAATTTAAATTCAAACAGTAAAGTTCCTGAAAAACAACCGATCAGTGCAACAGATGCTGACACATTTAATTATTCAACCACCATCACCACTTATGATTCCTTAGGTAATCAACGTAATGTTCAGCTTTTTTATGTTAAAACAGCAGATAACCAATGGGATGTTCATTATCTTGATAGCAGCGATCCTAACGCAACGCTTCAGACCTTAGGGAAAATGGAATTTGATTCATCCGGTAAATTAATTAGTGATCCAGAAATGACGATCAATATTAATGGTCTAAATGGTTCGGCAGATAACAGCTTTACATTATCACTTGCAAGCAGTACCCAACAAAATATGGGTAAAGAAGTCGGTAGCATTAAAACCCCTATTATTGATGGTTATGCCGCTGGTGATCTAGTTGGCTATAGTATTAATGATGACGGTACAATTTTCGGTGTTTATTCTAATCAACAAACCATGTTATTAGGTCAAATTGCCATGGCAGATTTTGCCAATGTTAATGGATTAGAATCAGCGGGCAATAATAATTGGCGATCAACGCTTAATTCTGGATCAGAAGTGTTGGGTACCGCCAACAGTGGGACGTTTGGTTCACTAGCCAGTGGTGCGGTAGAGGCTTCTAATGTTGATATGAGTCAAGAGTTGGTCAATATGATTGTCGCTCAGCGTAATTATCAATCGAATTCACAAACCATTAAAACTCAAGACCAAATACTCAATACATTGGTTAATTTGCGTTAGTTTAAGGATTATTTATGGATCGGGTTATTTATACTGCAATGTCGGGCGCAAGCCAAACGCTTAATCAGCAGGCGGTTACTTCACATAATCTGGCAAATGTATCAACGGTGGGATTTCGAGCTCAATTAACAGCAATGAAAGCTGTGCCAATAGTAGGCAATGATATGCCAACACGAACGATGGTTGTTGCAACAACACCTACTTACGATTCAACAATGGGAGCATTTAATTATACTGGTCGAAATTTAGATGTCGCACTATCTCAAGACGATTGGCTAGCAGTACAGTTAGCAGATGGAAGTGAGGCTTATACCCGTAATGGTGCAATTGAGATTGATGAAAACGGTGGACTTTATATCCAAGGCCATCCATTAATGGGGGATAATGGTGTTTTAACTGTACCACAACA encodes:
- a CDS encoding NCS1 family transporter, with translation MKNHTKQSSSESLTINRSLLPKTNKDRTMNCFTYGFMWIGDGMNLGNMTLGASLVVAGVATMNTLQTFIAMFISILIITTIFVLNDRLGYRTGIPYVMQLRMSFGIKGAVVSSLLRGIPAIVWYGFQSWIGATALNEIIKILSNGGFNQVFVCFLILQCFQIALSLYGFHAIKWVETLISVVILCALVYVFIILLNDHQDIVIDKWVKPKGTWGLPFYGFIMMFLGNYSAIFLSAADYSRELKLGFSHRQRALLYFLPIFIAYGFIITIGVMLASVTGNANPVKAFAIVVDNSYITIIVSTFIVLGTIAVNIVANIIPPAYVITLLTKANYQLSVTITGLLAIASFPWILVQDTSAQGLGLFILIYSAFLGPIVAILLVEYYLLRRQQINIHALYNNKGQFAGYNPAAILAMLIGSASAFYEVSLSWIVGFFVGGISYILLTKYRFMQSPFKKGTIFEKR
- the flhA gene encoding flagellar biosynthesis protein FlhA; amino-acid sequence: MIKSKLQTLLSLNTLKNGQYQILAGPILILLILSMMVLPLPAFILDLFFTFNIALSIIILIVALFTKRVLDFAAFPTVLLFATLLRLSLNVASTRVVLLKGHTGSDAAGRVIEAFGHFLVGGNFAIGIVVFVILVIINFMVITKGAGRIAEVGARFALDGMPGKQMAIDADLNAGLIGEDEAKARRAEVTQEADFYGSMDGASKFVRGDAIAGLLIMAITIIGGLLVGVMQHGMTFADASHTYVLLTIGDGLVAQIPSLIISTAAGVIVTRVNSQDSISEQMLNQLFNSPKVLILTAVVIGLLGLIPGMPNIVFLMFTGFLTVLAWWLNKHKNAEPQNTTKTTEAPATTPASLEATWSDVNIEDILAMEVGYGLIPMVDQTQNGELLGKIRSLRKKFAQTLGFLPPQVHIRDNLSLAPYQYKIFIKGGEIGKGEIVNNKWLAINPGNVTETIKGTPTTEPAFGLPAIWIDKNDKENAQILGYTVVDTSTMIATHFNHLLQQFASDLLGRLETQELLDRIKQEVPKLVEDFIPGVITLTTFHKILQNLIAEKVSIRDMRTIIETICEHAPTQNDAYQLLSMVRIALGRVITQQWFSDSEQINVICLNVNLERLLLQTLQNTSNFEPGLAEHIIQQLQQALHQQEAIGAPPVLLVNHSLRAMLAQFLRPNFPQLAVLSNLEIPNNREIKVTCQIGSET
- the flhB gene encoding flagellar biosynthesis protein FlhB: MANESDLDKSEQPTDSKIKKAKEKGQIPRSRELTSLFILLIGISLLLIIGPYTVNQLITIIKMAIKVSHSPKDDTLITLHLVNLITAGIWSIVPIVIGLVITAMFAPLGVGGLLFSLQSIKPKFSKLNPIAGFGRLFSIRIFSELLKSILKVTLISTTVALFLLHYFPNILSLPNMYLNNALTNAIELVIICGILSVLSLIPMVGFDIFYQIWSNLKKLKMSKQEIKDEFKEQEGDPQIKGRIRQMQQAMARRRMMKDVTKANVIVTNPTHYAVALQYDDKTMAAPKLLAKGTDNIALRIKEIASEHNIPLLEAPPLARALYHHGEIGETIPTELYTAVAQILAWVYQLKHWYKYGGDKPIAPNNLPVPESLSEYK
- a CDS encoding flagella synthesis protein FlgN codes for the protein MLELEDILNNITEMLQTLSEILQTEQQILIDNKLINQLADIIDKKSQLLIQLKLLDEKRVKLSQQLAIQPPYNENPAVAAHWQSITDTTKLLAKINHDNGLIIQNRMNMTEQSINYLKNLNNPAVYTNNGYQQTEVISSKRAKV
- the flgM gene encoding flagellar biosynthesis anti-sigma factor FlgM, which encodes MSIDATKSITAISGLMSRDVISEQQKNQTAVIPAQNDTKVSANVNLSQNSVTLLRTIDNDINVKKVDKIKQAIADGSLVIDSRKIAKELIQQMLQNIES
- the flgA gene encoding flagellar basal body P-ring formation chaperone FlgA, producing MKLIIGMFILFSCHIVLANSLSKQINDLITQQFSHNPEAVTISYTNDMPKLNCDNPTLSLLNTKKPWGNMTISVQCDNKKRFMHIYVAVSGHYLIAKQPIMAGSVITEDLIDLKFGWLDKLPSSVILNKSDALNHIATRNINQSETIKKAMLQKNWQVKAGQIVKVIIDGESYQITTNGKSLNNATLDEKISVKLNSGNVIDGVLTNQGVIIFNK
- the flgB gene encoding flagellar basal body rod protein FlgB translates to MFDKLDNWVNFHSQALNVREMRQNILAANIANSDTPNYQARDIDFKAELTKAIKNEGNANNIALHITSNGHIPMSMPMMTNQNLLYRIPYQASADGNTVEMDQERTAFMDNTIHYQSNLTFLGEQFKNVMSVLQQG
- the flgC gene encoding flagellar basal body rod protein FlgC; translation: MSFSIFAISGSALMAQTQRMNISASNLANAESITSTTGQAYRAKQVIFQFDDNGYQNSVAGVKVSQVIEDPAPMNLIYDPNHPLADEKGYIQKPNVDVVAEMVNTISASRSYQANVEVINTAKSLMLKTLTLGQ
- the flgD gene encoding flagellar hook assembly protein FlgD, which produces MGISNVAVSETSNMTSPVRKGTSDGNSSQELQDNFLTLLIAQMKNQDPTNPMDNSQLTSQLAQINTLAGIERLNTTLGMVSGQIDDSMSVNASNMIGKGVMVPGNKILVATSEVEGSETEKETITTPFGFELMRDADSVVVTIKDENGNVVREVDLGSIPAGVSSFTWDGELNDGTLAPDGSYTFSVNASYDGQKVSATPLSYSVVYGVINSKVNNKVLLDLGILGSISIDEVRQIL
- the flgE gene encoding flagellar hook protein FlgE, encoding MGFSQAISGMNAASKQLDVIGNNIANSATVGFKSASISFADIYAGSKVGMGVKVASVMQNFNDGTTTSTNNSLDVAISGNGFFRLVDSSGQIYYTRNGQFQLDAERNIISADGLQLTGYLATGTPPQIQQGSAPGPLKISQEMLNASATSKASLQTNLNSNSKVPEKQPISATDADTFNYSTTITTYDSLGNQRNVQLFYVKTADNQWDVHYLDSSDPNATLQTLGKMEFDSSGKLISDPEMTININGLNGSADNSFTLSLASSTQQNMGKEVGSIKTPIIDGYAAGDLVGYSINDDGTIFGVYSNQQTMLLGQIAMADFANVNGLESAGNNNWRSTLNSGSEVLGTANSGTFGSLASGAVEASNVDMSQELVNMIVAQRNYQSNSQTIKTQDQILNTLVNLR
- a CDS encoding flagellar basal body rod protein FlgF, whose translation is MDRVIYTAMSGASQTLNQQAVTSHNLANVSTVGFRAQLTAMKAVPIVGNDMPTRTMVVATTPTYDSTMGAFNYTGRNLDVALSQDDWLAVQLADGSEAYTRNGAIEIDENGGLYIQGHPLMGDNGVLTVPQQSQVSISRDGTLSALGAGDKPTTIAQVGKIKKVHLLPQEMVRGDDGFFHLTQTTLNERGAVMPDNPKAQLMSGVLEGSNVNPVTAMVDLISHARQFEMQMKEITTADENAQKANQILSLT